One window of Trifolium pratense cultivar HEN17-A07 linkage group LG5, ARS_RC_1.1, whole genome shotgun sequence genomic DNA carries:
- the LOC123885935 gene encoding transcription factor MYB56-like, whose translation MSSRSQRGAGKGKDMDNTSQVEQPPRKKRLVKGGTSKTTTGRSVRVPHQLGQHPQVFSVHGTTDVPAPHQMQPFSFKFYTEACEERYNKIREFSFNQESGFDEDVESGVPEIAHQLHDRNMSSQNFNNNDLSLDLNVSLETENFENTDYSIRGRWTRSEDDKLNKLVKYFGPRNWNHIAEHFHGRSEKSCRLRWINQLDPKINRSKFSKEEKAKLLAAQRFYGNNWATICKLFPGRTNNQVKNHFYMMMAKMQREKSSSFSRMGNSIFRTPPTMYRITSTTDVPNSACTNVSCFTGPLLYRQAYGSQMGLHGERKVEVGNFGYETNFSAMKGSYVSRMGKINGVDKSNYSYSNSEASVSEAGSTIRTNVSIFGECENVRSKTKLQYFDFLGIGDK comes from the exons ATGTCTTCTAGATCACAAAGGGGTGCTGGAAAAGGAAAAGATATGGATAATACTTCCCAAGTTGAACAACCCCcaaggaagaagagacttgtTAAGGGTGGTACTTCTAAAACCACTACTGGAAGGTCCGTTAGAGTTCCACATCAACTCGGGCAACATCCTCAAGTGTTTTCTGTTCATGGTACTACTGATGTACCAGCACCACACCAGATGCAGCCCTTCAGTTTCAAGTTCTACACTGAAGCATGTGAAGAAAGGTACAATAAAATTCGTGAATTTTCCTTTAATCAAGAGAGTGGATTTGATGAGGATGTGGAGAGTGGAGTGCCTGAGATTGCACATCAATTGCATGATAGAAA tatGAGTTCACAAAATTTTAACAATAATGATTTGTCTTTGGATTTGAATGTTTCTTTGGAAACAGAGAATTTTGAGAACACTGATTATTCTATTAGAGGTCGTTGGACAAGATCTGAAGATGATAAGCTTAATAAGCTTGTTAAATACTTTGGTCCTCGTAATTGGAACCACATTGCTGAGCATTTTCATGGAAGATCAG AGAAAAGTTGCAGATTAAGGTGGATTAATCAACTAGATCCTAAAATTAACAGATCAAAATTCAGTAAAGAAGAGAAGGCGAAGCTTTTGGCTGCTCAGAGATTTTATGGTAACAACTGGGCAACCATTTGCAAACTATTTCCTGGACGAACAAACAATCAAGTTAAGAATCATTTTTATATGATGATGGCTAAGATGCAAAGGGAGAAATCATCAAGTTTCTCTCGAATGGGAAATTCAATATTTCGAACCCCTCCAACGATGTACCGAATTACAAGCACCACTGATGTACCGAATTCAGCTTGCACCAATGTCAGCTGCTTTACTGGGCCTTTACTTTATCGTCAAGCCTATGGTTCACAAATGG GTTTACATGGAGAGAGGAAGGTGGAAGTGGGGAATTTTGGTTATGAAACCAATTTTAGTGCAATGAAAGGTTCATATGTAAGTCGTATGGGAAAGATTAATGGTGTGGATAAATCTAATTATTCATATTCAAACTCAGAAGCTTCGGTATCAGAGGCAGGTTCAACAATCAGGACCAATGTATCCATTTTTGGGGAATGTGAAAATGTGAGGAGTAAGACTAAGCTGCAATATTTCGACTTCCTTGGAATAGGAGATAAATAG